A DNA window from Paralichthys olivaceus isolate ysfri-2021 chromosome 3, ASM2471397v2, whole genome shotgun sequence contains the following coding sequences:
- the foxd3 gene encoding forkhead box protein D3: MTLSGGSERASDMSGQTVLTAEDVDIDVVGEGDDEGMERVDSDCDSPGGGILHDLRGEPGDEEVEDEIEVEKEEMGSGGGSPCCESSGEGETGTGKGEGHDGSAASGGAIQKPKSSLVKPPYSYIALITMSILQSPQKKLTLSGICEFISSRFPYYREKFPAWQNSIRHNLSLNDCFVKIPREPGNPGKGNYWTLDPASEDMFDNGSFLRRRKRFKRVQPDMLRDQTALMMQSFGAYSLGGPYGRHYGIHPAAYTHPAALQYPYIPPVGPMLPPGVPLLPSVELNRKAFNSQLSPSLQLQLNSLSTASMIKSEPSNRPSFSIENIIGVSSTSSSSPGAAQAFLRPPVTVQSALLSAQSLSLTRTSAAIAPILSVPSNILSGHVLPSATTVSKWPSQ; encoded by the coding sequence ATGACCCTGTCTGGAGGCAGCGAAAGAGCCAGCGACATGTCCGGCCAAACTGTGCTCACAGCGGAGGACGTGGATATCGACGTGGTTGGCGAGGGAGACGATGAGGGCATGGAGAGGGTGGACAGCGACTGCGACAGCCCGGGGGGAGGCATCCTGCACGACCTTCGAGGTGAGCCGGGAgacgaggaggtggaggatgagatcgaagtggagaaggaggagatggGGTCCGGTGGAGGGAGTCCGTGCTGCGAGAGCTCCGGGGAGGGAGAGACTGGCACCGGCAAGGGAGAGGGTCACGACGGGAGCGCAGCGTCGGGAGGTGCGATCCAGAAGCCCAAAAGCAGCCTGGTAAAACCGCCTTACTCCTACATCGCCCTCATCACCATGTCCATCCTCCAGAGCCCGCAGAAAAAACTCACACTCAGCGGGATCTGCGAGTTCATCAGCAGCCGCTTCCCATATTACCGGGAGAAGTTCCCGGCGTGGCAAAACTCCATCCGCCACAACTTGTCCCTCAACGACTGCTTTGTGAAAATCCCACGGGAGCCCGGCAACCCCGGCAAGGGCAACTACTGGACCCTGGACCCCGCGTCAGAGGACATGTTCGACAACGGCAGCTTcctcaggaggaggaaaaggttCAAGAGGGTTCAGCCGGACATGCTCAGGGACCAGACCGCGCTCATGATGCAAAGTTTCGGCGCGTACAGCCTCGGGGGCCCCTACGGGAGGCACTACGGGATCCACCCGGCCGCGTATACCCATCCGGCGGCTTTGCAGTACCCATACATCCCCCCTGTAGGTCCCATGCTGCCCCCGGGCGTCCCCCTCCTGCCCTCGGTGGAGCTGAACAGAAAGGCGTTCAACTCCCAGCTCAGCCCGAGCCTTCAACTGCAGCTCAACAGCCTGAGCACGGCGTCCATGATCAAATCAGAGCCGTCCAACAGGCCGTCCTTCAGTATAGAGAACATCATCGGGGTCTCCAGCACCTCCTCGTCCTCGCCGGGCGCCGCTCAGGCTTTCCTGCGGCCTCCGGTGACCGTGCAGTCGGCCCTGCTGAGCGCGCAGTCCCTCTCCCTCACCCGGACCTCCGCCGCCATCGCCCCCATCCTCAGTGTACCGTCAAATATCCTCTCTGGACACGTTTTACCCTCAGCGACGACGGTGTCCAAATGGCCGTCACAATGA